From Triticum aestivum cultivar Chinese Spring chromosome 4A, IWGSC CS RefSeq v2.1, whole genome shotgun sequence, a single genomic window includes:
- the LOC123083802 gene encoding protein FAR1-RELATED SEQUENCE 5 yields the protein MSDLPDYLIPRLKMRFQDVEKGREFYNRYARHAGFGIRKTGGNDNHKYFVCVFQGKHTTSVSEADKQRNKTSQRTGCNARMRVKMQEDNTCVAVDIEYNHNHQLMQTDDMLVFLHSHKNYDPTILEYVNLLRYHDVKHTTIMSMLSENEDGSYFLSMTGRDLLNQKANNARKDDLDVVLKLVSFFEDMKAINNEFLYDIQVDKDKSIKSIFWSNASCRGAYQDFGDCVTFDKTYKTNRFHMPLGVFVGTNHHLQSTIFVVALIRDEDAKSFKWLFDTFVRCMNNKHPTCILAGELKKTLHVSSSFQSMGLYWAYLVLTENNVKQAVQPLLV from the exons atgTCGGATCTCCCagattatctaataccaagactaaagatgcGATTCCAAGATGTAGAGAAAGGaagggaattttataacagatacGCCAGACACGCTGGTTTTGGAATTAGGAAGACGGGAGGGAATGACAatcacaagtattttgtttgcgtGTTCCAAGGGAAACACACAACTTCTGTTTCAGAGGCTGACAAGCAGCGAAACAAAACATCGCAGAGGACaggctgcaatgcaagaatgagggtgaagaTGCAGGAGGATAACACATGCGTGGCAGTGGACATTGAGTATAATCATAATCACCAActcatgcaaactgatgacatgctggtattcttgcactcacataagaattatgaccccactattttggagtacgtaAACCTTCTGCGGTACCACGAtgtcaagcacacaacaatcatgtccatgctatctgaaaatgaagatggaagctacttcctaagcatgactGGACGAGACCTACTAAACCA GAAAGCCAAtaatgcaaggaaagatgatttggatgtTGTATTGAAACTTGTATCATTCTTCGAAGACATGAAGGCAATCAATAATGAGTTTCTCTATGACATACAAGTAGACAAGGACAAGTCAATTAAAAGCATTTTCTGGTCGAATGCAAGCTGTCGAGGAGCGTATCAAGACTTTGGCGATTGCGTAACATTCGACAAAACTTACAAGACCAACAGATTTCATATGCCTttgggagtgtttgttggaacaaaccatcacttgcagtcaacaatatttgttgttgccctgatcagagacgaagatgcaaagtcattcaagtggctgttcgatacatttgtacggtgcatgaacaacaagcacccaacttgcattctaGCAGGCGAGTTAAAAAAAACTCTACATGTTTCATCATCTTTCCAGTCTATGGGTCTGTATTGGGCATATTTGGTTTTAACTGAAAATAATGTAAAGCAAGCTGTTCAACCACTGTTAGTATAG